Below is a genomic region from Apteryx mantelli isolate bAptMan1 chromosome 22, bAptMan1.hap1, whole genome shotgun sequence.
CCAGCTCAGCGCACAGCCGTGCCCGCGGGCTGCGGCTCTGCTACTCCCTTCACCGTGCACTGCACATCAGCACCCGCAGTCCCGCGCCCTGGCATTCACAGCAGCCGTGCAGAGCAGACTGCAGTGCTTCCTCTCTCACGAACACCAGTGCCGTGTTCCCCGGGTGCAAGGGGAGGTGTGGGCCGCTTCCTCCCTCCCCGGGGTTGAGGCCTGTCAGGCTCGCTCATTATGTTCGCTGGCACGCTGGAAGGGCGCAGCCGCACGCCGGGGCAGGGTGATGTGTGCGGGGCGGCCAGCTGCTTCGAAGCCTGCTGTGTGGGCAGCAGGCGAGGATGGTTCCTCGAGCTGCCGGAGCACGCCGGGACAAGGCCTGGGCTGTGAGCAGTGCTGGGCTTGGTGCTGACCACAAGCGATTTATCAGCACTTTTGAGCACTGGTCAGGGCTCTGTAGGGAAAGCAGATGAGTAGGAACTTGCTGGGGCTGGTAGGTGAGGAGGCCAGCGGTTTGGGGCCTTTTGGAAGGGTTTCAGTGCCTGTGTCATTACAGAACAAGTGATCCAGCAGAGATCTTCCACCTCCCCACCCGTAGCTGTTATCTGGGTGCACTGGGCACAGCGAGCGAGTGGGAGGGGAGCACTGCTGCTCTGTACGGGATCACACTGGAACAGCTCACTGTGAATCATAGGTCCTGCCTCGTTTTCCTGGGCTCCTTTGGCTTGGGCACCCAAGAGCTGCCCTGTTGTTGCCCTTCTGAGCTCTGGTGGCTGCTGGGAGGTTTGGAATGAAAAAAATTCTCAGCCCCAGGCACCACTGCAGCAGCTAATGTTGGTCTGCACAGTCCTGGAGGGAGGGTGGTGCCCGAGGAAGAGCTCTGAGAGCTGCAGGCTTGTAATGCTCAGTGTTAGGGTTTTATGCTCAGGGACTAAGAAATGCTGTGTGGAGGATTAAAGAAGGGCAGGTATTGCCATACGCCTGCCTGCACAGAGGCATCTCGAGGCAACTGCTTGTGTTTTGAAGTCGCCACGTTGGAGCGTAAGAGCCAGAGCGCTGAGCTGTGATCTCATGTCCTTCCTGCGTGGTTCTGCACACCTCCGGCAGTCCCCCAAGCCTCAGGGCCAGTCACAGGAGCCCGGGGATGCCCAGAGGTATGCAGGAAAGCCACacgctgccctgcaccctggttGTGCCTCGTGTGTCTTAGTTCAGGTCTCAGTGACCTTCTTCCATCGCATCCTGATTCTGCTAAAAGAGCGTCAGGGTAGAGGCTCATGTGAGCTCGCtggggccagctctgcagacagcaGTCAGGGAAGCAAGTGCAAGCGCTGACTGTGGCTTGCTGTGAAGGTGTGCTGGTGAGAAGGCTGTCCACACCGCAGGTGCTCTCGGTGACAGTGTTCAAATAGTGTACAGCTATGCTCCCCTCCCCACTTCCTATGTCAAATCAATCTGAATTTCAGCATGTCTTAATACTCCAGTCACCCAAATACATGCAGTTCTGCAGGGTGCTTTGGGCTACATCTGTAGCCTCCTGCATTTCTCCCTTCCACGTTTCCAGTCCTGCAAACCCCAATGCCCTTCGCACTCCAAGTGTTCCCTTGAACAGCAGCTGTAACTCTGGAGACCCGTGTATCAGCCAGTGTTGGGACGTGGGTCAGGGAGTTCACCGCCATCCTTGCTCTTTGTTTGGTTTACATGTCCGGGCAGGGGGGAGACCAATGGCCTTGCAGTTACTTTCTTGTTGATTTATGACAACCAGGAAATCCCATTTTGGTGCTCCGCTGAAGCCATCTCCGTGAAGCTGTGCTGCCGGCCTGCCTCGGGGCGCAGGCCTGAACAGCTGTAGGCTGATCTCCAGCGCATTCCTCGTCTTCCTCAAATTAGACGTGCTGTTGAACACAGCAGCCTTTCCTCTGCTCTGAATCCGTGCACCCCTGAAAGCGGCAGCTGACCTTCCCACCCGTGAGGAGCAGCGCGGGGGCCTGTGCGCAAAGCTGGTGCTGGGCGCAGATAACGCCAGGTGCTGAGCCGGCCACCGGAGCCAGGAGCTGTAGAGGGCAGCCTTCGCCTCTGAGCTGCTCTGCCTGAACCCCTGCGAGGCAGGAGTTCACAGGCAAGATAAGCACATGGATATGACTGGCTTTCTAAGAGTGCTTTAAGCCAGCAGGCACTAGGTCTTCCACGCGCCCAGCCTGCCGTGGCTGGATGGGATATGGCCTGTATCAGGTGGGCTAGGGCATCGCCGCAGGAATGGTCCTGGCGCCCAGGAGCGGGGCACACGCCTCTCCAGGCACCCAGCAATGACAGCTCACCCCAATAGGCATCATCAGGTTTGAGCGTGAAACACAAGTGGGTTTTGTCCTGGGAAGAATAATTTGGAGTCTTCATAACTGGGGAGCAGTTAACCTGGGGCTGCGAATGGATTTGTCTCGACTGGCAAAGACatcccccccctgccccctctCTGGGGGCAACACATGGCTGATAACCACCTGAGGGCTCCTCTTTAGCTGGAGCTGGTTCATCCTGGTTTGTGTGTTGCTGTTggtgcctttctctctctctctctttctctctctctctctctctctctcacacgcacacacacatgagGCTTCTTCACTGTCTCTCTGCTCCCAGGCAGAATTGCATCCAAGAGAGCAAACAGCTTGGCCAAGGGAAGTCCCACGTCATCCCGGGAGCGGTTGCTTTGCTTGCACGTCAATGGGCTAAGTCAGCGGAAGGGCCAGCCGCTGTGCCCTGTCTTCCCCCTTGCAGTTTTGCCGGGAATGTTGCTCTCCAGGCTTTGGGACAGGGGCTCAGAGAGCCCCAGCCTCTGATTGCACACAAGGCTCGTCTTCGTcacttctttcttcagaaaattccAGCTTTTTTTTCAGACTAAGGCCAAACCATAACATACAGGCAGAAAGCCTAGATGACAGTTAAAACATTCCAGTCTTTAAATGCCTTTTAGTGATCCGGAAAATCTAAAAAAGAAGTATTGCAACCTGTGACCTCACTGGTCACCTGCTTCAAGCAGGAATGGAAACTTAGCAGCAGCGGGAGATGAGCAGCCAGTTGTTTCTTCTCCCTGCGAGGATGGGAGCCAAGGCAAGGCTGGATTCTCCGAGCATTGAGGCTCAAAGGTCAGAACAGCTCCCACTTATGAGCCTCCTTTTAAATACAGCACTTGAACAGCAGCCTCCAGCCTGGCTCTGTGTTGTGAAGGCTGCGTGTTCTCGTTAACACGTCATTACCCGGAGCTGCAACTCTGTGCAGCGGTTGCCTGCAGGCCTGTGCTCTTGGCAGTGGCTCTGCGAGCCAGGAAGGGCTGTTGCGGTGCAAGTGCTCCACTCTCTCCATTCAGCTTCTCTTGACAGGTATTAACCTGACGGCAGGGAGCCAGAGTCTTCCTGTACGTTGTTCGGGGCTGTCCCCCATCCCCTGGCAGGTGGGTGAGAAGGGGCTGAGCTGCAGCTGGGTCTTGGGTTTCAAAGGAGAGCACCAAGCGGTGGGAGCGCTGCTCCCGGCAGCCAGGGCTGGCTGGGGCCGAGACAGGCTTCCTGCCCCTCCGCGCAGCCCCTGCTGGCCGCGGGCGCGAGCCCACCTGAGCGCTGGGTGCTGGCGCGTTTGCTGCAGCCCCCCCAGCAGCCTGCCCCTCCGCAGGAAGGACAGGAGGGCCGGGAGCGCGAGCGGGGGACGCTGCGGCTTTCCCATGTGTACAATAGGGACAGATGCAGAGAGGAAGTGATTTGTCTACAACTGGATATGGAGAAACCCAGATGTCCTCCTGCCTTAGCTGATATTGTAACCGCTAATCAGATTTATCTCTCTCACCGCCAACTCCTTCCTGGTAAAATAgcacagctttttttgtttttttcccctctaaggTGTAATTAATGATTCATTTAAAATGTCCTGCCAGGAGATCTCAGCTGATATGTGATCTCCTTTCCATGACTGTGCATggagcaaacagcagcagcagtggtacCCATTTCATGCCattatacagcaaaaaaaaaaaaaaaaaaagagcaagacacTAAGTACAGCTGCAAGTAGATGACAAGGATACAATGCCTGGCAGCCAAACTGCTCTCTCCCCTCGTGAATGGAGGTGTCTGTGTATTTTCCTTCACACTTAAAATAGAAACATATAAATTGTCACTGCATGTTTGTACCAGAGCACCTGCACAAGCTCTCCATCTGCTCACCTCCCTGTGTCCAGCAGTCTGGACATGGGGCGAGGTGGGGAGACGAAATAAGGAGAACAACTGAGACCAGGAACCCCCAACACCTGCTCTGCAGCTTCATGCACCGAAGCGCAGAGGACCCAAGCTGGCTGCAGCAGCCCTTGCACTGCTATCATGTTTGCGGCTCTGCACTGATCCCATCTAACATGACAGCAGCACAAGATACCTGTGAGTTTAAGGACGGAAATTGCTCATCAAAAACTGCTTCTGTGCTGGAGAGTGGCAGCGGGGAGAACTGGCACAAACTTCCTGTGCAGAGCGGCACAGCAACTTCACGTCAGGTGGGAGCACGGTTACAGCTACAGTATTGCTGCTGCTAGACTGCAGCGTTGCTGCTACAGCCATACTAACGTCTATCCAGCACTGCTGTGCCAGCAAAGGGGGCTAGTATAGAGTGATGTTGACCACCAGATGTGTGCAGGTTTAGAGCCTACACCTTACCTGATCCAAAGCACTTCCCTGCACAATCCTGGAGGCTCTGAAGATGCGAGGACAAGGGCTGGGACCCTCCTGGTTCTTCCCGGTGATGGCTGCAGAGTGCAGAGATGTCCCTGTTCCAGTGCACCTGGCTTCACGGGCGTGGGAGGTGCTGATATCATTAAGTGAGAGTTTTGCTGATGGAAAAGTTAATGCTGGCACTTAAGCATTGGGTTACGTACGCAAAACACAGGGGAAGCACTCAAACACTTGATGTCTCTGTGGGGCTTTCACAAACACAGTCTCACAGCCTGCAGCCTTTCGAGGGCTGCTGGAGGGGTGAAGGCCTGGCGGAAGTGGCAGGTTTGCTCGTAACATCTCCTCGGTCCTAGAAGCTGCGTCTCAGAACTTCATGCAGGTCCCCAGCGAGGCTGGAGGATAGCACAAATGCCTGCGGAGATGGCGCTCCTATTTCAGGACATATGAAGAGCCAGGTCCCACACAGCAGATTTGCCAGATACCAGCTGCAGTTCTTAAGAACATGACGGAGATGCTAAAGTGCATTTACATGATTTTCCACAGTAGCCCAGTAgcagagggggaaggaaagaactGGGAACAGGGCTGCCACAGTGAGCAAAGGCACTGCAATGCGAGGCTGTGCCACCCTGCAAGAGCGCTAGCCAAAGGCTCTGCCTTTGTCACCTCCCCGCCAAGGCCTGCGTGCTTGAACGCTGCCCAGCGCAAGGGGCCTGCAGCACAACGGAGGCTTCCGCAGCATTGATGAGCGCGTGGTGGTAAGTGCTGACGCCATTCCTTAGCTCGGGCACTGCCCTTTTGTTTAGCAACACATCTCAGACGCTCAGTAAAACAAACTATTTGCTATTGGCATCACTGTTTGCTAACGTCAGGTTTATTTATTCAGTAACTTATCTGCCAGGGCCGAGGCAAGCATCGTGGTGAGGGCCACCATCCCACTCCTCCAAGCACCAGGAGGGATGGTGTGTGGCATCACAGAAAGTCCCTCTTTGGGACTAAGATTTCCTCtaggctgttgctgcctgtgcCCCACATGTAATAGTCCCAAATACTGAACTATGACTTGGCTGCTACTGTGCGCGTCTGGTTTGACAGGAGCTCAGAGGCAGCAGTGCCTCTGCTTGGGGGATCTCAGAGGGCTGCTGCAGGGCTCTTGGGGAGATGCCAGGTACGTGCAGGACATGACTCAGTTCCTGCCATTCAGAAGCCAAACCCCTCCACCAGAGAGGCTGGGCTGTCTGCAGCCTGGCAGCGTGACTTTGTCTGGTCCAGCTGTGCTTAGCAGTGGCTGCCCGGGTGTCTTGGCTTGGATCCAGCTCTATcaaacagcagtggaaaagcaatgagacctgttaaaaaaaaaaaaaaaagacaatcctACCAAGCAAAAGCATAGTGCCTGGAGAACGCAGAGCCTTC
It encodes:
- the ZSWIM7 gene encoding zinc finger SWIM domain-containing protein 7 isoform X1, which translates into the protein MVLKKQISCNVTVLKFIFGPSAVPALDLVDQRSVTRVVSPSGRTAYQVLGSSGKLYTCYSSCHFCTCPAFGFTVLQKSESLLVSLLFHCCLIELDPSQDTRAATAKHSWTRQSHAARLQTAQPLWWRGLASEWQELSHVLHVPGISPRALQQPSEIPQAEALLPLSSCQTRRAQ